The Flammeovirgaceae bacterium genome contains a region encoding:
- a CDS encoding cation:dicarboxylase symporter family transporter translates to MAVITNKGSFNSALIAMLALITGFVSGWLVSEHQKNWNDIIFWAELTGKVWLTLLITVAIPLVGAYLFSIVSSMSGGRLAGKIGWHALVFHVLIMLLGMCFTLSVGYAITNYITYGFTLLLHTDGPDLTTDGTGAVHQLIIWTDVVQTSLARIILPALLAFAVTALIITRFYKLKRDRWLERVHNLSERATTAMNGLLLLLPVAALTLSFALTARHGYTLAGIMGQYVLALIGMLMAFTLVLYLIARSFGAVSFGVFARALFPAQLVAASTRSSLATMPALLTSAEQGAGIPPSVSRLVIPFSVSVFRLNRAITSVFSYVFFTALYAIPTDGVSTLLFLGLILILSFGSPGLPSGGKLATMPVFLALGVPLEMIVLTKAIDVIPDMFKTMLNVTEGMTIASLVTRSNKLELVVSSTTTRV, encoded by the coding sequence ATGGCGGTAATTACAAACAAAGGTTCATTCAACAGTGCGTTAATTGCAATGCTTGCACTCATTACCGGATTCGTATCGGGCTGGCTGGTGAGTGAGCATCAGAAAAACTGGAATGACATTATTTTCTGGGCGGAATTAACCGGTAAGGTGTGGCTCACCTTGTTGATCACGGTGGCTATTCCGTTGGTAGGTGCGTATCTCTTCAGTATTGTTTCATCCATGTCCGGTGGAAGGCTTGCCGGAAAGATAGGATGGCATGCCTTGGTATTTCATGTACTGATCATGCTGTTGGGCATGTGCTTTACTCTGTCGGTAGGTTACGCCATTACCAACTACATAACGTACGGTTTTACGTTGCTTTTGCACACAGATGGCCCGGATTTAACAACGGATGGGACTGGGGCAGTTCATCAACTCATTATCTGGACGGATGTCGTACAAACATCACTCGCCCGGATCATACTTCCCGCACTTCTTGCATTCGCAGTAACCGCGTTGATCATCACCCGGTTTTACAAACTCAAACGTGATCGTTGGCTTGAGCGTGTACACAATCTCTCTGAAAGAGCAACAACGGCAATGAATGGATTGCTGCTTCTCCTGCCGGTTGCTGCACTCACTTTATCATTCGCGCTTACGGCAAGGCATGGATACACGTTGGCGGGAATAATGGGCCAGTATGTGTTGGCACTCATCGGGATGCTGATGGCGTTCACCCTGGTTCTTTACCTGATTGCCAGAAGTTTCGGTGCAGTATCGTTCGGAGTTTTTGCCCGAGCGTTGTTTCCAGCACAACTCGTTGCGGCCAGCACAAGGTCATCACTGGCCACCATGCCTGCCTTGCTAACGAGTGCCGAACAGGGGGCAGGCATTCCTCCATCGGTATCCAGGTTGGTTATTCCATTTTCAGTTTCCGTGTTCCGGTTGAACAGGGCAATCACATCTGTTTTTTCGTATGTGTTTTTTACTGCATTATATGCTATCCCGACTGATGGGGTATCCACGCTGCTTTTTCTTGGTCTTATTTTGATACTGAGTTTTGGCAGTCCTGGCTTGCCGAGTGGTGGTAAACTGGCGACAATGCCGGTGTTTCTGGCACTGGGTGTTCCGCTCGAAATGATTGTACTTACCAAGGCCATTGACGTTATTCCCGATATGTTTAAAACAATGCTTAATGTTACCGAAGGGATGACCATCGCTTCGTTGGTTACCCGATCGAATAAACTTGAACTCGTGGTTTCGTCAACTACAACCCGGGTGTGA
- a CDS encoding bile acid:sodium symporter family protein — protein MHQPIQLHFTTGNTWVLNFCLAVIMFGVALQLKTDDFKRLSKTPRTAMAGLVAQFLALPAITYLLVLVINPSPAMALGLILVSVCPGGNISNFMSSLAGGNVALSVGLTAAGSFLSVFLTPLNLQWWGSLYAPASALLREVEVSFSEVFITIFLIAGIPLMFGMLINHRYPLAAKKISRWLKPVSVLLFIGFVVVAFAQNTDVFLNYIHLIFFVVLVHNALAFTTGYWVAKIGRAGYTDQRTIAIETGIQNSGLGLVLIFSFFNGLGEMALVAGWWGIWHIVSGLGLSYYWSRNPAPAV, from the coding sequence ATGCACCAGCCCATTCAGCTACACTTTACCACCGGCAACACCTGGGTACTTAATTTTTGCCTGGCGGTAATTATGTTTGGCGTTGCCCTTCAATTAAAAACCGATGATTTTAAACGGTTAAGCAAAACACCCCGCACCGCCATGGCCGGCCTGGTGGCACAGTTCTTGGCTCTGCCTGCCATAACCTACCTGCTGGTACTTGTTATTAACCCCTCGCCCGCCATGGCACTTGGGCTTATTCTGGTTTCGGTATGTCCGGGCGGAAATATTTCCAATTTTATGTCGAGCCTGGCAGGCGGTAACGTTGCGCTTTCGGTGGGCCTTACGGCAGCCGGTTCGTTTCTTTCAGTTTTTTTAACACCGCTCAACCTGCAATGGTGGGGCAGTTTATATGCACCGGCTTCTGCGCTGCTGCGCGAGGTAGAAGTGAGTTTCTCCGAAGTGTTCATCACCATTTTTCTGATTGCCGGTATTCCGCTGATGTTCGGCATGCTCATTAATCACCGGTATCCGCTGGCGGCAAAAAAAATCAGCCGGTGGCTCAAGCCTGTGTCTGTTCTGCTGTTCATCGGGTTTGTTGTTGTGGCGTTTGCACAAAACACCGATGTCTTTCTTAATTATATTCACCTGATTTTTTTTGTTGTGCTTGTTCACAATGCGCTGGCGTTCACCACCGGCTACTGGGTTGCAAAAATCGGGCGGGCCGGTTATACCGATCAGCGCACCATTGCCATCGAAACCGGCATTCAGAATTCCGGGCTTGGCCTGGTGCTGATCTTTTCCTTTTTCAATGGCCTGGGCGAAATGGCGCTGGTGGCCGGCTGGTGGGGCATCTGGCACATTGTATCAGGCCTGGGCCTGTCGTATTATTGGTCGCGCAACCCGGCTCCGGCTGTATGA
- a CDS encoding 1-acyl-sn-glycerol-3-phosphate acyltransferase: protein MNKLLYYFLRIYVWCALHIYFKKIIARQTENIPRKGPVLFLANHQNALLDALVIAVTAPRYCYFIARADVFKNSIAARLLSLINMRPVYRLRDGIKSIPNNKYTFTWASSVLLRNECLLFFPEGNHSLLRRVRPLSKGFTRIVGEALVNNPSLDLQIIPVGINYTNHTGFRGSVSIYYGKPVGASLFKNNLLPLRDAVEEKLKSLTTHVEDEATYHKVIGKLEQTLPDYLDPIETNRRIRLIEEGLPVDTAVVKRSSKSPFRYMLYPLYWLCLLVNVIPLLLWKWLKKKITDPVFTGTIRFAVGITVVPATYMTEILTIGAYSFSGGFALGVFCLLSLPLGFYLKKQIA from the coding sequence ATGAACAAACTATTGTATTACTTCCTCCGGATTTATGTATGGTGTGCCTTACACATCTACTTTAAAAAAATTATTGCACGCCAAACCGAAAACATCCCCCGCAAAGGGCCTGTGCTGTTTCTGGCAAATCACCAAAACGCCTTGCTGGATGCCCTGGTAATAGCGGTTACTGCTCCGCGCTACTGTTATTTCATTGCCCGGGCCGATGTTTTTAAAAACAGCATCGCTGCCCGCCTGCTTAGCCTGATTAATATGCGGCCCGTGTACCGCCTGCGCGATGGCATAAAATCCATACCCAATAACAAATATACATTTACATGGGCCAGCAGCGTATTGTTACGAAATGAATGCCTGTTATTTTTCCCCGAAGGCAATCACAGTTTGTTGCGAAGAGTGCGACCGCTGAGCAAAGGCTTTACCCGCATTGTAGGTGAAGCGCTGGTGAACAACCCCTCATTGGATTTACAAATTATCCCGGTGGGCATTAACTACACCAACCATACCGGGTTCAGGGGCTCAGTAAGTATTTATTATGGCAAGCCGGTCGGGGCCAGCCTGTTCAAAAACAACCTGCTCCCGCTTCGTGATGCAGTGGAAGAAAAATTAAAATCATTAACCACGCATGTTGAGGATGAAGCAACCTACCATAAAGTAATCGGCAAGCTGGAACAAACTTTACCCGACTACCTCGATCCAATCGAAACCAATCGCAGGATCAGGCTGATTGAAGAGGGCCTGCCGGTGGATACAGCCGTTGTAAAGAGGTCTTCAAAATCACCCTTCCGGTATATGTTGTACCCGCTCTACTGGCTGTGCCTGCTGGTTAATGTTATACCCTTGCTTCTGTGGAAGTGGCTGAAGAAAAAAATAACCGATCCGGTTTTTACCGGCACCATCCGGTTTGCCGTAGGCATTACGGTAGTGCCGGCAACATACATGACTGAAATTTTAACTATAGGCGCATACTCCTTTTCAGGAGGTTTTGCTTTGGGTGTCTTTTGTTTGTTGTCGTTGCCACTCGGGTTTTACCTCAAGAAACAAATTGCTTAG